AGCTCTACACTCAGTTTTGAGAAAATCCCAGAAGAAGAAAACTATTTCAATTTCCACCAAGACAATGAATCGTGTGaatgatgaaagaaaagaaaaaagagaagaagacaaACTAACCTTCTCTTTAGAAGATAGAGCAGATCCACATATAACCCATTTTTTGGCTCTCTTTGGAGCTACCCAAAGTTCAGACTGCTGAGGGCCTCTGCATGTGGAATGACAAAAATAGGAAATAGATCATATATTGGTAGACAACCTATGGTGGTAAGTTACATGAGATAGAAGAATATATTGATAagcaatcattttatttttcatttacgGGCACCAAAATTGTCATAAACCAAGCATCTACCTTAAAAACTTTCCAAAATAGTGCTGAAAAGTACTTATGACACATAATTTGTGTTTTGCTCCTAACAATTGTCAAAGTACATTTTCTGTCTATAAACCAGTGATTCAGAGACAATACCCAAATACGACAATATAAAGATTTAGAAATGATTAATTTCCAAATGCCAAAGtactttttatcaatttatgTGTCTATGAACCATCCATTCGGAGACAAGATACAAATTCAGAGATGATTAATTATTGGAAAATTATacacattaattaaatatttgaacgtgtgcgtgtgtgtgtgtgtgtgtgttttatatAAACaccaatttttgtttgaaaagtaaataataaacACTAAAAGGAATAACATTGgtacaaatattaaaactaattttgaagctacaaataacattaaaacacataatttctaaaaaattggaaaattagAGGTGTAACTTTCTAAAACATCCAACCACATGTTTACCAATTAAATCCCTACTTTATTACAAGTAATAAGAATTTTACTGAcaaaaccaaaggaaaaaagTACATAAGATATAAAATGTATTGTAACGACTCCAAAAAAGCGTTGGCAACATCTATgatatcactccaaaatgactaatcaagtTGCAATTAGAACTCCCTAGAATCATTTACAAAGCACAGTAAAACCTAATAAATAACCAATGTGAAACTTAACACCTATGAGCTCCTTTATAATCCACTCATCTCCCCCCACCCAAATTAAATCCCTGATGTCCTCGTCATAGGCACGTCATGCACTGCTCCAATACAACATGGCATCACTAGATTGCTCTTATACCATTTATAACAAcccaaaggaagaagaagaagaagaagaagaaaaagagagatagACGACGAAGAAGAAAGCTATCCATATACACGCTATTACTCCAAAAAAAACTAATCAAGTTGCATTTGGAACTCCCTAGAATCGCTTATAAAGTTCATTTTCAGCTAATAGGAAACCAATATGAAACTTAACACCTACGAGCTCCTTTATAATCCACCCACTCTATATAGACTAATCTTCCCAATGTAGGAGTAGGGTGTTACATGTATCCTCCATAGTACACATTTAAATGTCCATTTTCGcttaataaaattacatttaccCCTATacattcttcatttcttcttacTGTATCCATACCATATCCGAGCATATCCCACTGTatccatagaaaaaaaaaaacaatttttttttatttacgaaTTCATATCTAATACATATcctgaaaaaataatattaaatacaTACCATATAAAGGTGTAATAGATATTTTGTATTATCTATGCTTCCTAGTGTagtatgaatttaaattttaggaGAAAAGAGGAAGCAAAAGATTTCTTCTTTACTTTAATAAGAGGAAAAGACGTGGAAAAACTATATTCAAGATTCATCATATTCATATTCTAACACTTGAGAATTAGATGATGCTTTTGAAATATTTCTACACCTCTttctaaaataaacaattaGATGACCAATTTTTACTCTAACAATGTTTATGCAGCCCGATTAcctgaacaaaacaaaaaaacaatttcaacTATTTATCCGTatgaaacactaaaaattgATGCAATTATCAAGTATCTCATACTGCTGACTTGGCAGAGGATAATCCTTAGAATCAAGTTTGCCAGACCTGGACCTCTCATTTGGAAACTTGACAGAAGAATGAGCAGGACAGAGCATAAGAAAGTTTTCCTGTGAGAAACCAAAGAGCAACAAGCCATTAGTTAAAGCTTAACTCACTACATTGAAACAAGAGATGGACACAACAACAAATCACCATGATACTAAATGAAAAGGCATAGGGCAGTTACATGATCCCAGCGACAATTTGATATTTGTGCTGCACAGGGAAGGTGATAGCTTCTCCGACAGGATTTTGCATAACAGCCCAGGGCTGCTCCCTTCTGTCCACATCTGCTGCACTTGAGCTTTGCACCCCTTGCCACTTCTGCCTTCAAATTCTTAATagtttcattaacaaaatacacTTGTGGTGCCCTGCATTTTAGAATTATATTATGTCTTCCTCTAATAGCAAAGAGAACAAGAAAAGGCTAAAAAAGGAAACAAGAATTGACGAGAACTGGCCCCTTCAGCATTTTTAGCAAAACACAGATATGAAAACCCATAAAGTTATATACCCCTgttaaagcattaaaaaaaaaaaaaaaaactaatttcatATATTTGTTTCTCAAATGACTTTTAAGAGTTATACAAGGCAGCTAAATACCAAAAGCCATTTGGAAATACTAAAAATGCCAAGAAGACATACCAATCAACGCATAGTCTGTGAACGTGTATGACATTTGAAAGCGTTGCCTCATCTCCTACTACAATTTTCCCATTAGCATAATGCAACATTGGGCCAGTATGCTGGAAGAATTTAAGAACATCACAAGGAGATTAGGACCAAATCTATCTGTAACTATGAAACATATTGGGATAATCTCCCAATGTTATTCTTTATCAACAAAAGCAATGGCACACAAACatcaattaaaattatataaatatgtaaACTTTACCACTGAAATCTCAGGGGACTGGCAAAAAGCACAAATGCTTTTAGGCACAAATGAGGCATCTGATATTACAGGCTGCTGTGCAGCAGCAGAAGGCACCCTAGATTCGGCTTCGAAATCAGAACTGGGAGTTACTACGATTTCAGAATGTGAAACAACTGGTGGAATACAACCGTCTGCTTTCATGCTCAACTCTGATGCGCCAtagtttaatttcttttgtctCTTGATACCCCTCAAATGACCATCTTCGGTTTCAGAGGCAGAACCGTCATGCCCCAACTGCCTAATCTTACCTTCAGAATCTTTGTCAATTGCTCTCTTGATTAAAGATTTTCCTAGACTCTGAAAATgcataaagataaagataaggAATGAAGtaactataaataaaaaaaataaaaaataaaaactaaaagcaCAATGCAGCTAGCTGCAACAGTAGTAGtaggaaacaatattaaaaaCCAAAGCAACAAAATCATTATCAAATCAAACTGTTAATTTCCTATAGGATCATTGACCTGATCATAGCTGTCACCATCTGAACCCTTAGCATCACCAATTGAAGGAGGGGTATTCAGCAATGACTGTGACACCCGATTCATCTCTATTTCCACAACATTAGGCTCTTCAAGGCCCCCAGGTCCCATTGGCAAACTCAGTGATGGCGAATTGGTACTCACTACCTGATTAAGTTTTTCTCCTCCTCTACCACCTTTACCATCTGCTGGCATGCTGTGTTTCTCATATCCATCATTCTTGCTGACCCCATCTTCAGCAGAATGATTCAAATTCAAAGGAACCTGAACTCGCTTATTAGCCGATAATGAGAAGATGGACTGCCCACTGCATGACTTATCCCCTTGGATAATT
The Alnus glutinosa chromosome 14, dhAlnGlut1.1, whole genome shotgun sequence genome window above contains:
- the LOC133857398 gene encoding BRCA1-associated RING domain protein 1 isoform X3; its protein translation is MGDSVSGSGRFLNPWVLHFQKMGLELKCPLCLCLLERPMLLPCNHIFCNSCIPISTQLKSECPVCKAQYLNQDSRPAPYMENLATIYRGLESTFSANLFQHVSSGSRRILEQCQTSLSADKLSKEPFEIIQGDKSCSGQSIFSLSANKRVQVPLNLNHSAEDGVSKNDGYEKHSMPADGKGGRGGEKLNQVVSTNSPSLSLPMGPGGLEEPNVVEIEMNRVSQSLLNTPPSIGDAKGSDGDSYDQSLGKSLIKRAIDKDSEGKIRQLGHDGSASETEDGHLRGIKRQKKLNYGASELSMKADGCIPPVVSHSEIVVTPSSDFEAESRVPSAAAQQPVISDASFVPKSICAFCQSPEISVHTGPMLHYANGKIVVGDEATLSNVIHVHRLCVDWAPQVYFVNETIKNLKAEVARGAKLKCSRCGQKGAALGCYAKSCRRSYHLPCAAQISNCRWDHENFLMLCPAHSSVKFPNERGPQQSELWVAPKRAKKWVICGSALSSKEKVLVLKFASMCGATVAKYWKPNVTHVIASTDAQGACTRTLKVLMAILNGRWIVNIGWVKACMEAMHPVDEVPYEVCLDNHGCSDGPKTGRLMASNNAPKLFNGFKFYFSGDFVPEYKDDLQNLVVTAGGAVLKSKEELLSQSCDEVAPVRVLIVYNLDSPQGCKVGEEVDILWKRLSEAQDVAADIGSHVIGHTWLVESIAACKLQPFVS
- the LOC133857398 gene encoding BRCA1-associated RING domain protein 1 isoform X2, with amino-acid sequence MGDSVSGSGRFLNPWVLHFQKMGLELKCPLCLCLLERPMLLPCNHIFCNSCIPISTQLKSECPVCKAQYLNQDSRPAPYMENLATIYRGLESTFSANLFQHVSSGSRRILEQCQTSLSADKLSKEPFEIIQGDKSCSGQSIFSLSANKRVQVPLNLNHSAEDGVSKNDGYEKHSMPADGKGGRGGEKLNQVVSTNSPSLSLPMGPGGLEEPNVVEIEMNRVSQSLLNTPPSIGDAKGSDGDSYDQSLGKSLIKRAIDKDSEGKIRQLGHDGSASETEDGHLRGIKRQKKLNYGASELSMKADGCIPPVVSHSEIVVTPSSDFEAESRVPSAAAQQPVISDASFVPKSICAFCQSPEISVHTGPMLHYANGKIVVGDEATLSNVIHVHRLCVDWAPQVYFVNETIKNLKAEVARGAKLKCSRCGQKGAALGCYAKSCRRSYHLPCAAQISNCRWDHENFLMLCPAHSSVKFPNERSRGPQQSELWVAPKRAKKWVICGSALSSKEKVLVLKFASMCGATVAKYWKPNVTHVIASTDAQGACTRTLKVLMAILNGRWIVNIGWVKACMEAMHPVDEVPYEVCLDNHGCSDGPKTGRLMASNNAPKLFNGFKFYFSGDFVPEYKDDLQNLVVTAGGAVLKSKEELLSQSCDEVAPVRVLIVYNLDSPQGCKVGEEVDILWKRLSEAQDVAADIGSHVIGHTWLVESIAACKLQPFVS
- the LOC133857398 gene encoding BRCA1-associated RING domain protein 1 isoform X1 yields the protein MGDSVSGSGRFLNPWVLHFQKMGLELKCPLCLCLLERPMLLPCNHIFCNSCIPISTQLKSECPVCKAQYLNQDSRPAPYMENLATIYRGLESTFSANLFQHVSSGSRRILEQCQTSLSADKLSKEPFEIIQGDKSCSGQSIFSLSANKRVQVPLNLNHSAEDGVSKNDGYEKHSMPADGKGGRGGEKLNQVVSTNSPSLSLPMGPGGLEEPNVVEIEMNRVSQSLLNTPPSIGDAKGSDGDSYDQSLGKSLIKRAIDKDSEGKIRQLGHDGSASETEDGHLRGIKRQKKLNYGASELSMKADGCIPPVVSHSEIVVTPSSDFEAESRVPSAAAQQPVISDASFVPKSICAFCQSPEISVHTGPMLHYANGKIVVGDEATLSNVIHVHRLCVDWAPQVYFVNETIKNLKAEVARGAKLKCSRCGQKGAALGCYAKSCRRSYHLPCAAQISNCRWDHENFLMLCPAHSSVKFPNERSRSGKLDSKDYPLPSQQGPQQSELWVAPKRAKKWVICGSALSSKEKVLVLKFASMCGATVAKYWKPNVTHVIASTDAQGACTRTLKVLMAILNGRWIVNIGWVKACMEAMHPVDEVPYEVCLDNHGCSDGPKTGRLMASNNAPKLFNGFKFYFSGDFVPEYKDDLQNLVVTAGGAVLKSKEELLSQSCDEVAPVRVLIVYNLDSPQGCKVGEEVDILWKRLSEAQDVAADIGSHVIGHTWLVESIAACKLQPFVS